The following proteins are encoded in a genomic region of Ostrea edulis chromosome 7, xbOstEdul1.1, whole genome shotgun sequence:
- the LOC130048638 gene encoding melanocyte-stimulating hormone receptor-like produces the protein MSGGNETKRNFLVLQQTFLPSLIGLTIFIVNLSAIFILVKSKTMNQHIRLMSVNLAFTDMMTGVAILVDSFLPLMLEEGLCRFLLYLYCIGVTVSFLTITGMLLDRFLALFYPFRYHTVIEKDRRPSIIFGLWMTGLLLTVVNFNDGFQAYEFQQFVACASYITVGRTGLTIVTVVFCFLIALDMVLYGLMLIKIHKISNSIACLETLTREKQFRSHARILIKLSTILGCFTFLYTPMIVLNIIDVSNTSPVLKKRILTWQSFTGFLILLNSLINPFLFVWRYTECRYTFLMIICHCSKHRREKYSTLKKQHFVSFLQPSSLNYPVSSDKE, from the coding sequence atgagCGGCGGCAATGAGACCAAGAGAAACTTTCTGGTTCTCCAACAGACATTTCTACCGTCTCTGATCGGACTAACAATTTTCATCGTGAATTTATCAGCTATATTTATTCTAGTCAAGAGCAAAACCATGAACCAACATATCCGGTTAATGTCTGTGAATCTGGCTTTCACGGACATGATGACGGGTGTCGCCATTTTGGTGGACTCGTTTCTACCGCTAATGTTAGAAGAGGGTTTGTGCCGGTTTCTGCTATATTTGTACTGCATCGGAGTGACTGTTTCTTTCTTGACGATTACTGGAATGCTTCTTGACCGCTTTCTGGCATTGTTTTATCCATTTCGTTACCACACTGTGATAGAAAAAGACAGGCGTCCAAGCATTATATTTGGACTTTGGATGACCGGTCTGCTGTTAACTGTGGTGAATTTCAACGATGGATTCCAAGCTTACGAATTCCAGCAATTCGTCGCCTGTGCTTCATATATCACGGTGGGCAGAACTGGGTTGACCATCGTCACTGTTGTCTTTTGCTTTCTGATTGCGCTGGACATGGTCCTATACGGCTTAATGCTCatcaaaatacacaaaatatctAACTCAATCGCGTGTTTGGAAACGTTGACGAGAGAAAAGCAATTCAGAAGTCATGCAAGGATTCTGATCAAGTTGTCGACCATTCTTGGATGTTTCACGTTTCTGTACACGCCTATGATCGTCCTGAACATCATCGACGTCAGCAACACAAGTCCGGTCTTGAAGAAGAGGATTCTGACATGGCAGAGTTTCACAGGGTTTCTTATCCTCCTGAATTCTCTCATCAACCCATTTCTGTTTGTGTGGAGGTACACGGAATGCAGATATACGTTTTTGATGATCATTTGCCATTGCAGCAAGCACCGACGAGAAAAGTACTCAACCCTAAAGAAACAGCACTTTGTGTCTTTTCTTCAACCGTCCAGTTTGAATTACCCAGTGTCATCGGATAAAGAATGa